Proteins found in one Maridesulfovibrio sp. genomic segment:
- the pelF gene encoding GT4 family glycosyltransferase PelF, with protein MSSHKKYDVCLLLEGTYPFVSGGVSTWIHNLIKGMPELTFTAVCILASSKEKAEYRYDVPDNFVDPKIIYLHDKVDIPRNPFKKISRKNMEKLRHFHSSLDRNDISMMKDMVELFRHDKFPLSELFHGKKSWDLLVDRYGPESSKESFIDYFWTFRFTHLPIFKMLSLELPEARVYHTISTGYAGLLGVIARVMTGRPLLLTEHGIYVKERKIEISQAEWVYRREDERMRIESKLGAFQTFWIRMFEQLGRLCYDYSSAIYTLYEGNRQLEIQEGADPDKIRIIPNGISLDNFLGLKPANHDYQGQTEFAIGFVGRVVPIKDVKTFLRAIKIVAGKIEKLNVYIMGPTEEDKEYYEECVNLVRLLHLEKVVEFTGKVKVTDYLPTLDLIVLTSISEAQPLVIMEANCAGVPAVASDVGSCRELLEGRSVADQALGPSGIVTKVADPVSTGEAILKILTSPILRQRMSRAGIERVKTYYKESDLNETYLNIYKDYMAMDDLE; from the coding sequence GTGAGTTCGCATAAAAAATATGATGTCTGCCTGCTTCTGGAGGGGACTTACCCCTTTGTCTCCGGGGGTGTTTCTACCTGGATTCATAACCTGATCAAGGGAATGCCGGAGCTGACTTTTACCGCAGTGTGTATTCTGGCTTCCTCTAAAGAGAAGGCCGAATATCGTTACGATGTGCCGGATAATTTTGTCGATCCTAAAATTATCTATCTGCATGATAAGGTTGATATACCGCGTAATCCATTCAAGAAAATTTCCCGCAAGAATATGGAAAAGCTCAGGCATTTTCATTCCTCCTTGGATCGCAATGATATCAGCATGATGAAAGATATGGTCGAATTGTTCAGGCATGATAAATTCCCCCTCTCCGAACTTTTTCACGGCAAGAAATCGTGGGATTTATTGGTGGATAGGTACGGCCCGGAATCAAGTAAGGAATCCTTTATCGATTATTTCTGGACTTTCAGGTTTACCCATCTCCCGATTTTTAAAATGCTCTCTCTGGAATTGCCCGAGGCTAGAGTTTATCATACAATATCAACTGGATATGCAGGACTTCTCGGGGTTATCGCACGGGTTATGACCGGAAGACCACTGTTGCTTACTGAGCATGGTATTTACGTCAAAGAACGTAAAATTGAAATTTCGCAGGCAGAATGGGTTTACCGCCGGGAAGATGAACGAATGCGCATCGAGAGTAAGCTAGGAGCATTCCAGACATTCTGGATCAGGATGTTCGAGCAGCTAGGTCGGCTTTGTTACGACTATTCATCCGCTATTTATACACTTTACGAGGGGAACAGACAGCTTGAGATTCAAGAGGGGGCCGATCCGGATAAAATAAGGATTATTCCCAACGGGATCAGTCTGGATAATTTTCTGGGCCTTAAGCCCGCGAATCATGATTATCAAGGCCAGACTGAATTCGCTATCGGCTTCGTAGGCCGGGTGGTACCTATCAAGGATGTAAAAACTTTTTTGCGGGCTATTAAAATAGTAGCCGGCAAAATCGAAAAACTTAATGTTTACATCATGGGGCCAACTGAGGAGGATAAAGAATATTATGAAGAATGCGTTAATCTTGTTCGGTTGCTGCACCTTGAAAAGGTTGTGGAATTCACCGGCAAGGTGAAGGTTACCGACTATCTGCCCACGCTTGATCTGATTGTTCTAACCAGTATCAGCGAGGCCCAGCCATTGGTAATAATGGAGGCCAATTGCGCGGGAGTTCCAGCGGTAGCTTCCGATGTAGGTTCCTGCCGGGAACTTTTGGAAGGGCGTAGCGTGGCTGATCAGGCTCTCGGGCCGTCAGGGATTGTTACCAAGGTTGCCGATCCGGTCAGCACCGGAGAGGCTATCCTGAAAATTCTGACCAGTCCAATCCTGCGTCAGCGCATGTCCAGAGCCGGGATAGAACGGGTGAAGACATATTATAAAGAGTCCGACCTCAATGAAACGTATTTAAATATATATAAAGACTATATGGCAATGGATGATCTGGAGTAA
- the pelG gene encoding exopolysaccharide Pel transporter PelG — protein MAGIGFELRKMLRGDSFLSDVSAYLYAAMVSSGPWLMSVLCLAVLGVYSYSGFSEQDQDIFRSTIVYVYAFTLIYVGYIQLVVTRYLADRFYMGDEKITLTAFFTGSVIVLVAGGLLGTAGIMFFELTLIYKIISIVLFLIVAMIWLTMIFLSAIKDFRSIVQAFALGTSCSVGGAFLLYPFAGLEGYLLGYTLGQAVIFFWLLARLLAEFPAGRVWDSKMFSYFGKYWELALIGVFFNLAIWIDKIMFWFAPDSREVVPFLRTNDIYEGPIFFAYLTIVPTLALFLVKIETKFYEHYHDYFAKIISKQSLSSILQEKKLMVSMLNECLREILIVQGSLTMICIFLAPEFVDLVGLAPLQQPLLQIALVGAFMQVMLSVAVIILSYFDRRKDVLAVTLVFLLSNCGLSWLSMQLGFTFYGYGYCYSCFISLMFAYYLVSKCVRNLEYITFSSQPIF, from the coding sequence ATGGCTGGAATCGGTTTTGAATTAAGAAAAATGCTGCGCGGGGATAGCTTCCTGTCCGATGTGTCCGCCTACCTCTACGCGGCCATGGTTTCTTCCGGTCCGTGGCTTATGAGTGTGCTTTGTCTCGCTGTTCTGGGGGTATATTCTTATTCCGGTTTTTCCGAGCAGGATCAGGATATTTTCCGGTCTACCATTGTGTATGTTTACGCCTTTACCCTCATTTATGTGGGCTACATTCAGCTGGTGGTTACCCGCTATCTGGCTGACCGTTTTTATATGGGCGATGAGAAGATTACCCTGACTGCTTTTTTTACGGGGTCGGTAATTGTTCTGGTGGCCGGTGGGCTTTTAGGGACTGCCGGTATAATGTTTTTTGAGCTGACGCTGATTTACAAAATTATCTCGATTGTGCTTTTCCTGATTGTGGCCATGATCTGGCTGACGATGATTTTTCTTTCAGCGATTAAGGATTTCCGGTCAATAGTGCAGGCCTTTGCCCTAGGCACATCGTGCAGTGTGGGCGGAGCTTTTCTGCTTTATCCGTTCGCCGGGCTTGAGGGGTACCTGCTGGGGTATACTCTCGGACAGGCGGTGATATTTTTTTGGCTGCTGGCCCGTTTACTGGCAGAGTTTCCGGCCGGTAGAGTCTGGGACTCAAAGATGTTTTCTTATTTCGGGAAATATTGGGAATTGGCCTTGATCGGCGTGTTTTTCAACCTCGCCATCTGGATTGATAAGATAATGTTCTGGTTTGCGCCGGATTCAAGGGAAGTAGTCCCGTTTCTCCGTACCAATGATATTTACGAGGGACCGATTTTCTTTGCCTATCTGACCATTGTACCGACTCTCGCGCTTTTTCTGGTTAAGATTGAAACCAAATTTTATGAGCATTATCATGATTATTTCGCGAAAATTATTTCCAAGCAAAGTCTATCCAGCATACTGCAGGAAAAGAAACTAATGGTCTCCATGCTCAATGAGTGTTTACGGGAAATTCTCATCGTGCAGGGATCATTGACCATGATTTGTATTTTTCTGGCTCCTGAATTTGTGGATCTTGTAGGTTTGGCGCCATTGCAGCAGCCGTTGCTGCAGATCGCTCTTGTTGGAGCGTTTATGCAGGTAATGCTTTCCGTTGCCGTTATCATCCTTTCCTATTTTGACCGGCGTAAAGACGTGCTGGCAGTTACGCTTGTTTTTCTGCTGAGCAACTGCGGTCTTAGCTGGCTGAGCATGCAACTGGGATTTACCTTTTACGGCTATGGCTATTGCTACTCCTGCTTTATCTCGTTGATGTTTGCCTATTACCTTGTCTCCAAGTGTGTGCGTAATCTGGAGTACATAACCTTTTCAAGCCAGCCTATATTTTAA